TGACTAAACGTGGATGCGCTCGGAACATTATCTCCACACATTAGAGACGCTCACAGTTGTACACTAATTAAATGTAGTCATTATAGTAAAGCACCCTCAGAAAAGAAGCAAACAACTCTGTGAAGAGTCGCAATCCAGCATTTAGATAATGTAATAAAATATCCCAACCTGTCGTATAAGATCGATGCAACACCTccaatatgtaggcctacggtTCCAAAAGAGTTCAAGTAGTAAAAATGTCATCTAAAAGATAACATGATTCATACTTTGTGCAAAGATCTGAGCGATGGGGTAAAAATCGTACTCTCTTTCCCTCAGGTTTGGATTCTCCTGCGCGCAGAACTTAGTTTTTGGGTTGCGTTATGGCCATCCACGCTGAGGGCATCGTGGCCATCGTGATCTTCTATCTGCTCATTCTCTGCGTGGGCATCTGGGCAGCCTGGAAGAACAAAGACTCCGGGGTTGGAGAAGGCTCGGACCGCAGTGAGATCATCATGGTCGGCGGGAGAGACATTGGGCTTTTCGTGGGAGGTTTCACCATGACTGGTGTGAACCATGCTTTACTTATTCACTACTTATTCGACATATTCTGTCAGTTTGTTGTGACATGGACTGCTCAATAGTGACCGAGCACCATATATGTTTTACTGCTGTCACATAGACCCACAGACTATAGTTGAATTTCCCTAATCTAATTCTGAAGGCTACTAAAGGTTGGATCTAGACAAGAGTCACACGTATCATTATGCTTATTTCTTAATTTGAAAGCCCTGAGGTGGATTCTCATTTCCATCCCAatgaatgtattatttataaCTTTAAAATCAAGGGCTTCACAATCATACTTCCAGGCATGTGCCATTTTACGCATTACAAGCGGTTCTAATGAAGACGTCCGCGTCAGGGCCAACGGTGCCCCCTGTGAAACACCACGTATCTTTCCTCCAAGCGATGCCTTTAGGATATGTTGATTGTGTCATTGTCCTACAGCCACTTGGGTCGGCGGAGGATACATCAACGGCACGGCGGAGTATGTGTACCTGCCAGACTTCGGTCTGGCTTGGGCGCAGGCTCCGTTTGGTTACGCGATGAGCTTGGTTGTGGGTAAGCAAGCTGTATCCGTTAACTTCATGTTTACACACAAattaatacacacaaaaaaaaacattgtgtgtAAACATTCACTTCGAAAAAAATGTAGAATCGTGGTGAAATGCGTGGTTCTCATAGCTCCGTACGCATCCCAATAGGTGGCCTGTTCTTCGCCAAACCAATGCGCTCCCGTGGATACGTCACCATGCTCGATCCCTTCCAGCAAATATACGGCAAAAGAATGGGAGGCTTGCTCTTTATTCCTGCGTTGATGGGGGAAATATTTTGGTCTGCTGCCATTTTGTCTGCACTGGGTAGGTAATACAAGCATATTATTCCACAACATTATATCCATACATTGTTACCTCTTGTAGACTAGGCTCAACCTAAATATGTGCCACCAGCCTGGCTAAGGTTACTTAGTTCTAGAGTTTGGATGTTATTAATATCTATATATGATCACAATAATGTAGGTTATTTAGTCCAATACAATTATTAGAAAAATTGTATTCAGacaatgttcaaataaatggGCCTACATGTCACATGAAACAATGGACAGACTTGTACTGTCTCTTGTTGCAACCAGGGGCTACCTTGAGTGTCATCGTGGATATTGACATCAACATGTCCGTTATCATCTCCGCCATGATCGCCATCTTCTACACCTTGGTGGGAGGTCTCTACTCAGTGGCCTACACAGACGTGGTGCAGCTCTTCTGTATCTTTTTGGGACTGGTGAGTTTTGAGCGTTGGTTCCTCGTCAACAACACCAGTGGAATCTGAAGGACATGCGTCACACATGTGGAGGATTGATTGTTGATCAATAGTGCCAattgtctccccctctccccttcagtGGATCAGTGTGCCTTTTGCACTGGCAAATCCTGCCGTAGCAGATATTGGTGTATCAGCCAAAAAGGCGATTTACCAGACAGCCTGGCTTGGCAAAATTGAACCTGAGGACGCATGGCTGTGGGCGGACAACTTCTTTCTGCTGGTGAGCTCATGCTTCCACTGGATTTGCCATGCACTGTTACCGTCCCTTTGTATATTACCAAACAAAATCAAGCATTGCAATTGTTCCGAGAGTATTTCTATGCTCCCGATGCacaactgtttttgtttttatttctagATGTTGGGGGGGATTCCCTGGCAGGTGTATTTTCAACGGGTTCTGTCTGCCTCTTCAGCTACCTATGCACAGGTGCTGTCGTTCCTTGCCGCCTTCGGATGCCTGGTCATGGCTGTGCCATCTGTCCTGATAGGAGCAATTGGCGCCTCCACAGGTAAAGAAATGAAGTCATGTTAAGTCAAGTGTGGAGCGCGGTCTATCATAGGGACAGGACGTTCTTGTGATCAGGgttttagccccccccccccccccccccccacgccaaAATAACTGGGTTCAACTCAAATGTCTGCAGTCTAACCTGCGGTCCACCTTGAGCAAGATACCCCCTTACCCCTACATGCTTCTTATGAGCTGTACAGGAAGTACTTTTGCTGAAAAGCGTCTGCTCAATGACTTAATAATGGTAAAATagtttataatatatttaaatgaaaATGTTATACATGTCATACCATATAAATCAAAAGGAATCCATGCCATTTGGTTGATGCTTATATCAAAATTGCATACAATCTAAGCTTAAGTCTTTCCATTTTCAGACAGCAATACTCCTGTCTCTTCATGAGCTTAAGCTAAAGAGCTGACTTGCTTTGGCAGTTGGTTACTGAGTTGAATATAACATGTAAAGATTCTCATTAATGTGGCTGCTTCATCTCAGTCCAGGCGGAAAAACATCTGCTTGGGTTGGGATAGTTTGGGGGTCACAAGAGAGAAGTCTAAGGAAAGAACTAGGGACAGAATGTTCTGCAGTGCAGAATACATTGAAACGATACGGAAATCAGGATTTATATAGTTTCTGGAAATTCTTGAATGTATATCCAACgaataaaatgtatttcatttAGGTATACTCATTTTATAATTCTGTTATGATCTCCCTTTTTTAACGATTATCAAACTAGTCTTTGTGCTTCTTATGCCAGATTGGAACCAGACCTCATATGGGGCCATCCCTCCAAAAGATAAGGATCAGTCAGACATGATCCTTCCAATTGTGCTCCAGCACCTCTGCCCATCCTACATTTCCTTCTTCGGGCTGGGTGCAGTGTCTGCGGCTGTAATGTCCTCTGCCGACTCATCGATTCTCTCGGCCAGCTCTATGTTTGCGAGGAACATCTATCACCTGGCTTTCCGACAGTCGGTAagagcacacacaagcaagcgcTGGTAAACGACACCAGATTGTGGTGAACATCAGTGAACAAATCAAATTATGTTCtgggttttagtttttttgttaaTAAGCGGAGAGTATACACTATGTTTGTTGATCTGTGTGAGGTCATGACAATCTAGAATTGATGGTAGTTGTTAACTTCCCACTGCGATTGCTTCTCTGATCTGACTCTTTGCCCGTCATTCCCTTTCCCCAGGCGTCAGATCGGGAGATTGTTTGGGTGATGCGCATCACTATCTTTGTTTTTGGAAGTTTAGCCACTGCTATGGCACTACTGACCGGAACAGTGTACGGCTTGTGGTACCTGAGCTCAGACCTGGTGTACGTTATCATATTCCCACAGCTCATCTGTGTGCTCTTCATCAAAGGTACCAATACATACGGCTCCGTGGCCGGCTATGTCTTTGGCCTGTTGCTACGCATTGGGGGCGGGGAACCCTACCTCAAACTCCCACCTTTCATCTACTACCCCGGCTGGGTGGCCCAGGAGAAGATCCACCACCTCACCGGTGATGTAGAACACTATGTCCAGCAGAGATTCCCTTTCAAGTCCATATCCATGTTGGCATCATTCGTGGCCAACGTAGCATTCTCCTATCTGACCAAGTATCTCTTTGAGAGCGGAACGGTTTCGCATAAGTATGACTTTCTGGACGCTGTACACAGCAAAGAGGTCATGGACAAGACCACGCTGGTTGGGAACCAGGACAACATTATCCTTTCAGAGTTGGCGCCGGTCAGACAGGCCCTCGGAGGCGCTCTTGCGGGGACTTTCACCAACACTGACGTACTAAGCGATGACGGAGAGTCCAGTGGGGAATCATTGCACAACGAATAATAGAAGAAAACGAGCGGAAACATGGTTGGAGGCATAAGCATCCATTTTCAAAACTCACAAAGGTCACTTAGGGTAGGCACGCTGAGAAGGATCTGCTTCGTCTTCAAACCAACTCTACAAGTGTGTATCATGCCGAGTATGTGGTGCTTCCCTGTTCCTTCTGTTCTTGCTCTGCTGGGGAGAGCTGGTGTCACTAGGACCCAGACTTTTAAATCATGAAAATCGTACAAGTCCATGCACCCATTTGAATTCAATCTAATTCATCTCTTAAATATACTACTGCCACAAATTATTTTAAAGTGCTTCTACAGTGAATGCAGGCAGGAACAGATATAAAGAAGAAACAAAGTGCAATATCAAAACATGTCTTTAGGTTAAGGTgtaattgttttgtgtgtttatgggtgtgcaTCTGCCTCTGATGATACACTGATGATCAGTGGGGGATAGTATGGTTTGTTCACTTGATCCTTGTTTACAtagaatgttattttttaaagccgCTGTAGGTATGACTCTGGAGATGTAAAGAGTGTgagcagaaaaaaaataacgtcccctcctccttccttggCTCCCTTGTTCCCTTCATTTCTTTCATTGTCATTGAAATGTGTTGGATTTcatgcacctgtgattgacaggcaagacaGACTCCCTGATCCAATCAGGAAAGAGATGCCTTGAGTGGTCAGAAATGGCTATATTTCTGAATTGGATGATACAGAGGCAGTTAAAGTCAACTCGGAACAGATATTGTCACAGCGAATTTTGATTGctgaatatcttttttttttaatgacactcaaataaaatctcttatatcttacctacagcacctttaatagAGCAATAATGTTTCTTCTATCTTTGTAAATTGATATATCGTGTTGAATTATCAGTGTTAGTTCCATTTCCAGATTGATGAACGTCTGACCATTTTTGTGTTGTACTGACAAAGCTAAAGAAAAGAACAGGTATTTTTTCAGCAAAAGTTGTTTTCTTTCTTATCACACTCTTTATTTTTACTTAATTTTTTATTCAAGCTtggttttaatatgcaaaggtATATCAATAACACAAGCGCTAATAACTTACTCGCTTTAATGACCCAGGTCACTGTTATCAAATAATGATGAACATGTTTGCGTCGTAAGTGTTATTTTCACTCAAACTTGGATGCCTGCCAAACATACAAATGTAATGATTCGTTTTTATGTGACAAGGAAATAGTTTGCACTCTTCGTATTCTAGCGACAATTGGGTAGTGTATTGAAGGCACAATAAAGTCATCCTTAGCCTATATGGTAAAAATAACACCATGCAAATGATCATTTGTGGCATCATTGTTAATGTAACAGGACTTTTTGGTCATGTTGCGAGATGTTTGCTACAGGATCCGCACAGTTTGTCGGCTTCAGGATAGGCTTGGGTTCAACATGATAGGCACTATTAAATTATGCAGCCATATACACATGTATTAATATTGAATTGGAAATGGATAACAACTGAAAAAGTAGTAccaaaataagatttgaaaatgGTCTCCCAGATATAATCCTTGTGCATGCAAGTATTTGTGTGATTATCTTTACGTTCATTTCTTTGTGATTGTCTTGTTAAATAGCATTCCATTTGGCAGTTGTTTGTTGACACTAAGTAGTGCATACTAAACCAACATTGGAAAACTAGTTTACCAATGTGTTAAGTCATCTGGATCTGGACGTGAGTTGGGTAGGATGAACTTGTAATGAGCGAGCTCAACCGCCAACCTACAGTGCTTTCCATAGGCTGATCAACCAGGAAATATGACTCCCCCTCAGTTGCATAAAGCTAGATCCTTAAATCAGAGCGAACTGTAGACAGTGTTTTTTTGCCTGTCGTTGCAAAAACGTCTGCTTCAATTGAACAAAGCAATGTCACTCAAGCTTTACATTACCAAATTACTTGCGTCAATTCAGTAAATACATTTGATGCGTCATTTACTTTCTTTTTTATGCATATCTTTGTATTCATGAATACTTTTAGGCATTCATTTTGGGTGGGACCTGGGACTTCGTGACCTGAATCGTCAGCTCAGCAATTTATCCTCAATATTCACTCAACACGGATTGAGAGACAAAGCATGTTCAGGGTTACACTGGAAAATGATTAGCCAGTCTCTTTCTGTTACACTGTCCACTTCAGACCACCTCCATTGCTGCCTACCTATGTTTGGGAGGGGGCTGGACCAGCCCGGCTGGTTATGATGGTATGCaagatgtttgtgttgtttccaCATAAAGAAAAAAGATCAAGTTCACTCGTTGGActtaaatgtgaatgtaaaccTTTTACTTTGTCAGTAATAGGACATTATGTGTGTGATGCAATTAGACAAATTCACAAACTgaattgaaaatgaaaaaaaaaaaaaatgttaactgTTGACCAATATTTGTGGCTCTATGTAAAAAATAGCATTGTATTTTTCTGTGATGTATAAACTAAACGATATGTGGAcaaagtttatttattttaatgcatCAAAATGACATTTTTGGTGACAGGGAAATTAAATCTATTTGATGATTAATGCTTATGAGTACAGTATTATTGTTAaggtaaataataaataatgtataattCAACGTgcagactttgtttgtgtgtatgtgtgcttgtgtgtgtgtgtttgtgtgtggggatgtgtgtgttggtacgtgtgtttgggtgtgtttgtctgcactTGATTGAATTTGGTTGAATAACTTGTATtactctgtgtttctgtttatttATAACAAAGAGAATATTATGTTGCTTATTAATGGGATATAATTATGCTCAGGCTAATTGAATATGAATCTTCTGGTCCTGAGGCTTCGGGGAATCTGGGGATGAGAGTTGAACAAGAGTTGAGTGTTTTGGAGCGATGTTGTCATGTGTAAATTGAGTGGTGCTGTTTGTTAGATCttttcaaagcttttcaaaAAAATCTGCAAAACAATATGCATCACTTAACTGCTCGCtttatatacattatttatccattatcaaaacataaaaaatgtcCCTTTTAATGTCGAGGAAACATCCAAGATTCAAACTAACTTTCCAAAAGAATATATGTACgatatgtgtgtatgggtgtgtttgtatgtgtgtgtgtgtgtgtgtgtgtgtgtgtgtgtgtgtgtgtgtgtgtgtgtgtgtgtgtgtgtgtgtgtgtgtgtgtgtgtgtgtgtgtgtgtgtgtgtgtgtcagcgttgaCAGCTGAGTTTGACCCTGTCTATTACAGAATGACAGCCCATTGGCTCCTGAGGCATCACGGCATATCTTGGACTAAAGATCTCAGGCTGGGTGCAAGCAAAAAGAGCTATTTTGCGTCAGTTTATCTCAATGGATACGTTTATAACTCATTATCAGTGCAATAATTCAAACCTCTTAATTATCGTCACTATCTTTAAATTGCTAAAATATAACATAGCAAAAAATATGAACTATCATTAAAGAAAGATTAACATACAAACTGTGTAACAATCGCATGTTAAGGGCCTCTATTTtatcaccaggtgtgatgttgattAGCCCAGaagtatgatggatagatcagcatACCAGTTGGTTCAGTCTACTGttcggctgaaccctttttcaTCTACAATGCATATCAATgttttggttatgatttgttcATCATTAACAAATGATTgatgataattataattaatgACTTTTATCATGCATTGCCATACAATTAATTTTCATCAGATAAGctcaaatcaaataaatgacATTTAACCTCAATAACTATTAGCTTAGTTTCAAATATACCTGCCACCAAGTGATTTGATCTCCAGGCAGTGGTTAACTATCAGACTAGGATCATGAGAGGAACAAAAAGAAGAATCGGACTagtaaaataaatgcaaaaaagcATCTCTTGATGCTCAGTACTATTGTGGTACTATTATACCACAGTATTCTACTGAGTGATCTCCAGCATTGCATACAAGCCTGGCTTGGAGTTATAGCTGCATAACTGGAGCTAGGTATTCTGATGAATATTCTGAAAGGGAGTaagatagagaaagaaagaggccGATAATCAATCATCATTACTTTAAGTACCAAAAAGATAGCAGCAGCATATTTTCTAACCAAAATgaagaaaggaaaggaaggaacAGAAAGGAACAGAGGATGTACTTTAGAGCATTGCATGAGCAGCCATTTACTGCTTTTCTAATCACGgcagtggtggagagagagagacctggacGCAGCCCCAGTTAGTAACATTAGGCTAAGTGCCTGGCTCCTCAAGATTGGAAATGAACAGCAGAGGGCTGGGGCAGGGTGTGGTGCTTTGAAAAGGGAAAGGAGAGGATAGAGTGGGTATGTATTGCTTCTCGGTTAGCTAATTTGTGAGGTGATTTGGGGTTTGCTGAGATATACATTAATATATGTCTCAGCAATTTGTACACCTCGCACCTGTACACGTCGCAAAAAAGTGTGAGTTACTTTACATTCTTTCACAAATTGCATAACATTGTATTTATAACAGATATTTTACGCAATTACAAGCACATACCGATTAtagaaccacaaacaaacactcaagcatgtgaatatgtgtgtgcatgtgtttgtcactcaagcgtgcgtgcacacacacacacacacacacacacacacacacacacacacacacacacacacacacacacacacacacacacacacacacacaagctctccCAGACCCCAAGGCACCAGTTTATTAATGCTGGCAGTTGAAGACAGGAACATAAATTACGATAAAGCTATTATAGCTGCAGCTACAGTACACTGTATCAGCCACCACAGCTCAACTGTTTAAGATTCAGGCGGAGGGAAATAGACAACATGTGGACGATACAGACCTTTAAATGCCATGCTATTAAAGTGGAAACATATTGTAGGTGGTTATATAATGTCATAGATTCAAAGAGAGTCATAGTTGACAGAGGGCTCGATAAACAAAGGATGACATACAGTAATTAAACCTTGTTTCTCTGTATCACAGAAATCAAAAGCATTGTCCACAAGGGAACATTCAGATCTAATGCACTGGAAGGGTAATCAGCTCGCTTAAAAACAATGTGATCTATAAGTCGATGTTAAACAGATATTAAACAGGTTGTTAGCAAGAGTAAAAACGTAAGAGCAATGGAATTTGAACCATGAAGACTTGATGATTGTAATGAAAATTTCAAAAGGAGGATAATATTATCTTATAAATTGTTGAATTGAAGATTGGGAGTACAACAAAACTAATTGGATTTACATTGAATTATTTCCAAAAATTTTAACATATCAGTAATTGATGCCTCACCATCAAAAATCCTTGACTAGGTTGTTTGACATTTGCTTAAAAAATGTGAGAGTGCGAGGCACTCGTGCTAGAGAATACGCAGCTGTAGAAGATTGAAAGTCTAGGGACTGTAAATACTTTGCAAACCACTGATCCAAGCTATACTTAACTGACATGCTTAGAAAGCTGGGAAACCCTGGACAACCGTGCCCGATCTCAAGTGGGCCACTTGAAGACCGTCCACCACAGTTATCCAAGGGGACCTTATGGGGCCCTGAGGGCTCAGTCTCCCAGGCATACCAGGACATGTCGTCAGCCGCCACAGACCTCCTCTACGTCCAAGTCTCCACCAGTATGACACGTACCAGTGGGATGGATGTTCCTATGGGTATGGATTCAAAGTTTTAGTATAACCAGGATTCTGACACTCTCAAGGCTCACAGAAACCGTTTAAACTCTGAACTGAGTTGGGCTGTTGCTACCTTTTTGGGTTGTGGAGGCGTGCCGGCAGACCAATCTGCACAGACTTGGAGGCAGGGGGACCGTCCCAAAGCCATCCCCGGGGAGGCACAGCCTGGCTCTAGCCAGGCGTGGCTGATTCTGATGTCCTCCTGCATCTGGAATCAGCTGTTGTTAAAGGACTAACTTCCTAGGAAGTTCTACATTATTGCTTTCATCTTCAATCCGCTTCTCGTGCTGATTTCAGGGATACACTTATGAAGGGGACAAAATATTGCTATAGCTTCTCCAGAAGAAGAAGTTCACTGCATCCCCTACCAGGGATCTGTGGTGGAGCTCTCTGCAGGAAGGACAGAGCGAAAGACACAATATGTGCAGATAACCCCAAGCAGGGAACCCTTACGCCTATTGTCCACAGAGAAGGTGTGCAGCAGTTGCTGGCCACTGCATCATGCGAGCCACAAAAAGGAATACAGTTGAACACACTTCATATCTGGCTGATCTTCTGGACGATTTTCTAAGTCTAATGTTGAGCCATGTGAGAA
The window above is part of the Gadus morhua chromosome 20, gadMor3.0, whole genome shotgun sequence genome. Proteins encoded here:
- the LOC115533688 gene encoding high-affinity choline transporter 1-like; its protein translation is MAIHAEGIVAIVIFYLLILCVGIWAAWKNKDSGVGEGSDRSEIIMVGGRDIGLFVGGFTMTATWVGGGYINGTAEYVYLPDFGLAWAQAPFGYAMSLVVGGLFFAKPMRSRGYVTMLDPFQQIYGKRMGGLLFIPALMGEIFWSAAILSALGATLSVIVDIDINMSVIISAMIAIFYTLVGGLYSVAYTDVVQLFCIFLGLWISVPFALANPAVADIGVSAKKAIYQTAWLGKIEPEDAWLWADNFFLLMLGGIPWQVYFQRVLSASSATYAQVLSFLAAFGCLVMAVPSVLIGAIGASTDWNQTSYGAIPPKDKDQSDMILPIVLQHLCPSYISFFGLGAVSAAVMSSADSSILSASSMFARNIYHLAFRQSASDREIVWVMRITIFVFGSLATAMALLTGTVYGLWYLSSDLVYVIIFPQLICVLFIKGTNTYGSVAGYVFGLLLRIGGGEPYLKLPPFIYYPGWVAQEKIHHLTGDVEHYVQQRFPFKSISMLASFVANVAFSYLTKYLFESGTVSHKYDFLDAVHSKEVMDKTTLVGNQDNIILSELAPVRQALGGALAGTFTNTDVLSDDGESSGESLHNE